Proteins from a genomic interval of Rhodothermus marinus:
- a CDS encoding nucleotide exchange factor GrpE — translation MAEEMKTTPNAEQVNETENVPTPEAEATASETPAEEENDLVARIEQLEAELAQVQDKFLRTAAELQNYRRRVEQEKRQLLEMGKALAIRPLLEVLDDLERSLEAARQAEAQDPGAAYHKLREGVELVHQKFLTELARLGVEPIEAVGQPFDPALHEAMMQQPAPEGVTPGTVLQEVQKGYRMGERVLRHSRVVVAAPPDGNSQA, via the coding sequence ATGGCGGAGGAAATGAAAACCACACCGAACGCGGAACAGGTAAACGAAACGGAAAACGTGCCGACGCCCGAAGCGGAAGCTACCGCTTCGGAGACGCCGGCCGAGGAGGAAAACGATCTGGTAGCCCGTATTGAACAACTGGAGGCCGAACTGGCGCAGGTGCAGGACAAGTTCCTGCGCACGGCGGCCGAATTGCAGAACTATCGCCGGCGCGTCGAGCAGGAAAAGCGGCAACTGCTGGAAATGGGCAAAGCGCTGGCGATTCGCCCGCTGCTGGAGGTACTGGACGATCTGGAGCGCTCGCTGGAGGCGGCGCGCCAGGCCGAGGCGCAGGATCCGGGCGCTGCCTATCACAAGCTGCGTGAAGGCGTCGAACTGGTCCATCAGAAATTTCTCACCGAGCTGGCCCGCCTGGGGGTGGAGCCCATCGAAGCGGTGGGTCAGCCCTTCGATCCTGCGCTGCACGAAGCCATGATGCAGCAGCCGGCACCGGAGGGCGTGACGCCCGGTACGGTCTTGCAGGAAGTGCAGAAAGGCTACCGGATGGGCGAACGCGTGCTCCGGCACAGCCGGGTTGTTGTGGCGGCTCCGCCCGACGGAAACAGCCAGGCCTGA